The Oscarella lobularis chromosome 9, ooOscLobu1.1, whole genome shotgun sequence genome includes a window with the following:
- the LOC136191222 gene encoding uncharacterized protein isoform X1 encodes MSIVLLKSENGTHPASHSTLCRARPIMTGGRDWNQQLKSILYSVTIGLLNEPFIIDESEHLPTASLPESQKQRNYISELEREVKKLRSENMKIREKDNDKNKLEEKCQTLEREIEICRDRCHALQEEKKEATRALENETETLEALLKEAKQNLDQFINVLTIRPDQVHLTEQKLGSGAYADVIIGCWQGMSVAVKKFHTLITTPRTIPTFWREVVTASRLHHPNIIRVCGAVMQEEIPFQIVSELLEGSMSEVIDAAHAAGRKGGVLPYLSSYEQLSTVVQMTSAIAYLHDLKPRPYVHGDIRSTNMLVTRDMKVKVADLGAAHLVESSKSAGPLSPQYLAPERNPPTSGRSSLHSDVYSLGVTLIEVFTGVGPISEERISQLSRIRNRRHLYKICSRMILGESEIEYRPRSAECLDVLRKEMEEIVENGSLAVKRMVKGSFGGEGVNRHHKVSLSDSFHY; translated from the exons atgTCAATAGTTTTACTTAAATCCGAGAATGGTACCCATCCAGCTTCACACTCTACATTGTGTCGCGCAAGACCTATTATGACAGGGGGTCGAGACTGGAATCAGCAGTTGAAAAGTATTCTTTACTCTGTCACAATAG GCCTACTTAACGAGCCATTCATCATAGATGAGTCAGAACATCTCCCCACAGCTTCATTACCCGAGTCTCAAAAACAGCGTAACTACATTTCAGAACTGGAGAGAGAAGTGAAAAAACTAAG GTCGGAGAACATGAAAATTCGCGAGAAAGATAACGACAAAAA CAAATTGGAAGAGAAATGTCAAActttagaaagagaaat AGAGATTTGTAGAGATCGATGTCATGCTCtccaagaagaaaagaaagaggcgaCTCGTGCTCTTGAAAATGAAAC GGAAACACTCGAGGCATTACTGAAAGAGGCAAAACAAAATCTCGATCAATTTATAAACGTGCTTACCATACGTCCTGATCAAGTCCATCTCACAGAACAAAAACTTGGTTCAGGAGCATACGCAG ATGTAATTATTGGTTGTTGGCAAGGAATGTCAGTTGCCGTGAAAAAGTTTCATACACTCATCACAACGCCAAGAACAATACCGACATTTTGGAGAGAAGTTGTCACAGCGAGTCGACTTCATCACCCCAACATTATCCGCGTATGCGGCGCCGTTAtgcaagaagaaattccCTTCCAAATCGTCTCTGAATTGCTCGAAGGGTCAATGAGCGAAGTGATTGATGCTGCCCATGCGGCCGGCCGCAAAGGAGGCGTACTTCCCTATCTATCCTCTTACGAACAGCTGTCTACAGTCGTCCAAATGACGTCTGCTATTGCTTATCTTCACGATCTAAAACCCCGTCCCTACGTTCACGGAGATATACGCTCGACGAATATGCTCGTAACTCGAGATATGAAAGTCAAAGTGGCCGATTTGGGAGCTGCTCACTTGGTGGAGAGTTCAAAGTCGGCCGGACCTCTCAGTCCACAGTATCTAGCTCCTGAACGAAATCCGCCGACGTCGGGACGAAGCTCGTTGCATAGCGACGTATACAGTCTTGGAGTAACTCTTATTGAAGTTTTCACCGGAGTTGGGCCAATTTCGGAAGAGAGAATTAGCCAGTTGAGTCgaattcgaaatcgacgtcacttgTACAAAATTTGTTCAAGGATGATTTTGGGTGAAAGTGAAATCGAATATCGGCCTAGGAGTGCTGAATGCCTAGACGTTTTGAGAAAGGAAATGGAGGAAATCGTTGAAAACGGTTCATTGGCTGTGAAAAGAATGGTGAAAGGATCGTTTGGAGGAGAGGGAGTGAATCGTCATCACAAAGTCTCCCTCTCTGATTCATTTCATTATTAG
- the LOC136191222 gene encoding uncharacterized protein isoform X2 → MTGGRDWNQQLKSILYSVTIGLLNEPFIIDESEHLPTASLPESQKQRNYISELEREVKKLRSENMKIREKDNDKNKLEEKCQTLEREIEICRDRCHALQEEKKEATRALENETETLEALLKEAKQNLDQFINVLTIRPDQVHLTEQKLGSGAYADVIIGCWQGMSVAVKKFHTLITTPRTIPTFWREVVTASRLHHPNIIRVCGAVMQEEIPFQIVSELLEGSMSEVIDAAHAAGRKGGVLPYLSSYEQLSTVVQMTSAIAYLHDLKPRPYVHGDIRSTNMLVTRDMKVKVADLGAAHLVESSKSAGPLSPQYLAPERNPPTSGRSSLHSDVYSLGVTLIEVFTGVGPISEERISQLSRIRNRRHLYKICSRMILGESEIEYRPRSAECLDVLRKEMEEIVENGSLAVKRMVKGSFGGEGVNRHHKVSLSDSFHY, encoded by the exons ATGACAGGGGGTCGAGACTGGAATCAGCAGTTGAAAAGTATTCTTTACTCTGTCACAATAG GCCTACTTAACGAGCCATTCATCATAGATGAGTCAGAACATCTCCCCACAGCTTCATTACCCGAGTCTCAAAAACAGCGTAACTACATTTCAGAACTGGAGAGAGAAGTGAAAAAACTAAG GTCGGAGAACATGAAAATTCGCGAGAAAGATAACGACAAAAA CAAATTGGAAGAGAAATGTCAAActttagaaagagaaat AGAGATTTGTAGAGATCGATGTCATGCTCtccaagaagaaaagaaagaggcgaCTCGTGCTCTTGAAAATGAAAC GGAAACACTCGAGGCATTACTGAAAGAGGCAAAACAAAATCTCGATCAATTTATAAACGTGCTTACCATACGTCCTGATCAAGTCCATCTCACAGAACAAAAACTTGGTTCAGGAGCATACGCAG ATGTAATTATTGGTTGTTGGCAAGGAATGTCAGTTGCCGTGAAAAAGTTTCATACACTCATCACAACGCCAAGAACAATACCGACATTTTGGAGAGAAGTTGTCACAGCGAGTCGACTTCATCACCCCAACATTATCCGCGTATGCGGCGCCGTTAtgcaagaagaaattccCTTCCAAATCGTCTCTGAATTGCTCGAAGGGTCAATGAGCGAAGTGATTGATGCTGCCCATGCGGCCGGCCGCAAAGGAGGCGTACTTCCCTATCTATCCTCTTACGAACAGCTGTCTACAGTCGTCCAAATGACGTCTGCTATTGCTTATCTTCACGATCTAAAACCCCGTCCCTACGTTCACGGAGATATACGCTCGACGAATATGCTCGTAACTCGAGATATGAAAGTCAAAGTGGCCGATTTGGGAGCTGCTCACTTGGTGGAGAGTTCAAAGTCGGCCGGACCTCTCAGTCCACAGTATCTAGCTCCTGAACGAAATCCGCCGACGTCGGGACGAAGCTCGTTGCATAGCGACGTATACAGTCTTGGAGTAACTCTTATTGAAGTTTTCACCGGAGTTGGGCCAATTTCGGAAGAGAGAATTAGCCAGTTGAGTCgaattcgaaatcgacgtcacttgTACAAAATTTGTTCAAGGATGATTTTGGGTGAAAGTGAAATCGAATATCGGCCTAGGAGTGCTGAATGCCTAGACGTTTTGAGAAAGGAAATGGAGGAAATCGTTGAAAACGGTTCATTGGCTGTGAAAAGAATGGTGAAAGGATCGTTTGGAGGAGAGGGAGTGAATCGTCATCACAAAGTCTCCCTCTCTGATTCATTTCATTATTAG
- the LOC136191174 gene encoding uncharacterized protein isoform X1: protein MAEPVQNERRDDPALPEPQKRDAAESAVVDGHLYLFGGWSITARGHLVRNEIWTMNVGVGPSPRRWIRRLAGGRTIPPACNGARCVVVDEMIYSYGGQKPDGGHLGIVYRLDPKKMEWIEVATPIEENCPAPPPRANCCLCSIGSRLVMFGGRCCKFPRDRLQCGAMEENWWTNDVYEFELDKRRESGRWLGLELSGQRPRPLQFAAMAAIDRCRAFLFGMDIDDNSYSVVLNLYARSWSTIDFDVKPHPRFGHTICQWETEEKSLCVLVGGCSIRASGAVYVLDIDGCKAHKINVGQEFNDAMFATSHCVQNKDKTFDVLVYAYGLKIVHLGLDIAY, encoded by the exons ATGGCGGAGCCCGTGCaaaacgaacgacgcgacgatccTGCATTGCCGGAACCCCAGAAGCGAGACGCCGCAGAAAGCGCCGTGGTCGACGGGCATCTCTACCTTTTCGGCGGCTGGAGCATAACTGCTCGCGGACACTTAGTTCGCAACGAAATTTGGACGATGAACGTTGGCGTTGGGCCGTCTCCAAGGAGATGGATCCGTCGTTTGGCCGGAGGCCGAACGATTCCGCCGGCGTGCAACGGAGCGCgatgcgtcgtcgtcgacgagatgatCTACTCCTACGGAGGTCAAAAGCCTGACGGAGGTCACTTAGGAATCGTTTATCGGCTcgatccgaagaaaatggagTGGATCGAAGTAGCCACGCCCATCGAGGAGAATTGCCCTGCCCCGCCCCCGCGCGCAAACTGCTGCTTGTGTTCCATCGGATCGAGACTGGTCATGTTTGGAGGAAGGTGTTGCAAGTTTCCTCGCGACCGACTCCAGTGCGGGGCAATGGAGGAAAATTGGTGGACGAACGACGTTTATGAATTTGAATTGGACAAGCGACGTGAATCAG GAAGGTGGTTGGGTTTGGAATTGAGCGGACAAAGGCCGAGACCACTTCAATTCGCCGCTATGGCAGCGATCGACCGATGTCGAGCATTTCTTTTTGGAATGGATATTGATGACAACAGTTATTCAGTTGTTCTGAATTTATATGCTAGA AGTTGGTCGactattgattttgatgtgAAGCCGCATCCCAGATTTGGTCATACGATTTGTCAATGGGAGACAGAGGAGAAGTCACTTtgcgttctcgtcggcggctgTAGCATTAGGGCTTCTGGCGCCGTTTACGTTTTGGATATTGACGGTTGCAAAGCACACAAG ataaaCGTCGGTCAAGAATTCAATGACGCTATGTTTGCCACGTCTCACTGCGTGCAGAACAAAGACAAGACTTTTGACGTTCTTGTCTATGCCTATGGTCTCAAAATTGTTCACCTCGGTTTGGATATTGCGTATTAA
- the LOC136191174 gene encoding uncharacterized protein isoform X2: MAEPVQNERRDDPALPEPQKRDAAESAVVDGHLYLFGGWSITARGHLVRNEIWTMNVGVGPSPRRWIRRLAGGRTIPPACNGARCVVVDEMIYSYGGQKPDGGHLGIVYRLDPKKMEWIEVATPIEENCPAPPPRANCCLCSIGSRLVMFGGRCCKFPRDRLQCGAMEENWWTNDVYEFELDKRRESGRWLGLELSGQRPRPLQFAAMAAIDRCRAFLFGMDIDDNSYSVVLNLYARSWSTIDFDVKPHPRFGHTICQWETEEKSLCVLVGGCSIRASGAVYVLDIDGCKAHK; this comes from the exons ATGGCGGAGCCCGTGCaaaacgaacgacgcgacgatccTGCATTGCCGGAACCCCAGAAGCGAGACGCCGCAGAAAGCGCCGTGGTCGACGGGCATCTCTACCTTTTCGGCGGCTGGAGCATAACTGCTCGCGGACACTTAGTTCGCAACGAAATTTGGACGATGAACGTTGGCGTTGGGCCGTCTCCAAGGAGATGGATCCGTCGTTTGGCCGGAGGCCGAACGATTCCGCCGGCGTGCAACGGAGCGCgatgcgtcgtcgtcgacgagatgatCTACTCCTACGGAGGTCAAAAGCCTGACGGAGGTCACTTAGGAATCGTTTATCGGCTcgatccgaagaaaatggagTGGATCGAAGTAGCCACGCCCATCGAGGAGAATTGCCCTGCCCCGCCCCCGCGCGCAAACTGCTGCTTGTGTTCCATCGGATCGAGACTGGTCATGTTTGGAGGAAGGTGTTGCAAGTTTCCTCGCGACCGACTCCAGTGCGGGGCAATGGAGGAAAATTGGTGGACGAACGACGTTTATGAATTTGAATTGGACAAGCGACGTGAATCAG GAAGGTGGTTGGGTTTGGAATTGAGCGGACAAAGGCCGAGACCACTTCAATTCGCCGCTATGGCAGCGATCGACCGATGTCGAGCATTTCTTTTTGGAATGGATATTGATGACAACAGTTATTCAGTTGTTCTGAATTTATATGCTAGA AGTTGGTCGactattgattttgatgtgAAGCCGCATCCCAGATTTGGTCATACGATTTGTCAATGGGAGACAGAGGAGAAGTCACTTtgcgttctcgtcggcggctgTAGCATTAGGGCTTCTGGCGCCGTTTACGTTTTGGATATTGACGGTTGCAAAGCACACAAG taa
- the LOC136191173 gene encoding uncharacterized protein has translation MYRVHEVQRWVVTQTALQEKPDADLKLSAFSSTAVLKEAESHRDTAAKTLESRRKTLISQDRLISSLRLSYFKSLTFASRSASQANFCQKCQMHEEETKAELVCLSGCKRAYYCRDCWEYVHKRPKLRNHKYKRVSRAQVLDLMRNERIATLPKSHLPWKTLAPSLFQLFRVVVENADVEKVIVVEEELAGLCNTFTPNSCTLDCSKIDLDYLKALTLTPIGLVGDSIAIYGFLRSHLQFKDADYTNMIDPDVCPPGLYALMPNKAALFVFYWRSSRKTADKEINRIACQMLKQVRDLCNEIVVCVENETFLNSNFAQSPGRRNSSNDILENFYTVFRKYPITNCYVKETKPLKITFVFPQQPNLHVSSGHFKFYFHSMLRALSSETGKHVDQLKKGMTVQTCSAEDFSNMFFSLCEPVRVGDFVLAVLTAVPIQIARVENNRLIPLTKEVNVSLAGSLTSTDNVNTILSFGVYEAVLRYAKAPAKVVSATGKQSVCKSFLINHMMGSLFDIADDRCTHGVWMAIKLYPDVTVIALDFEGFGSFERSSQEDVFMAIFGAAVSSLTVFKMALSLDEDTRHMFDCSKNGANHPTTDKTGKRLLNETFAVVCKDISSKDVPNSLNGILHQLKVEVLTTSLDNSFVVELHGENYRCLTSETFGKENSFASLDMLKEYLHDQDRDVFAEVYKVQDTPEGNDRQQKRIPSARGTAHIMRTVPARILLPDWTALVGTDSRLQRQQYDTETIYCDKSCNLPKCTNYCSRSFDHKGDHQCNIDYCPKVCILCKNRCASSDHLHSLKTSTHLCDREHDCQAMFPKCESICLKPYHDEGLHSIEHSKIVNQVFAISKSGKVIGDTHTGAETCDQFCKRLGRGHTHFMPCPGNHSSNFSNANVKHDVGKGSKGEVLDEVTHEYYWDYYKIQDNCSKEERELFRKCNRVCEAVESNHNFTTENDAFCQLELWHAKIASVPSGVEGHTSNNGHFFWCKHAVIGYHFVLLVDRSMSMGRTDYKPERSCETASSLKNRLGAVLETCDNFCERRRQKGTDFLTLITFNATAKVHFEGQAMSACIWDVCKSNGLVPEGDTSFAPALEEAKNTIGRFVKRKVKNKRLVPVVIMLSDGFCHDADLAISKATELKSFRESFRGPEVFCILFGKGLMYSIQAAGRAIIGRGSGRTIFESISTDKKVHTADNTIQLNDVLREFDSKMMQGKIGVTRRE, from the exons ATGTACAGAGTGCATGAAGTCCAGCGCTGGGTGGTGACACAGACCGCTCTGCAAG AGAAACCGGATGCAGATTTGAAACTTTCAGCTTTCAGCTCAACCGCTGTTCTTAAA GAGGCAGAAAGCCATCGTGATACG GCTGCAAAAACTCTGGaatctagaagaaaaactctGATTTCCCAAGATCGTCTaatttcttcacttcgtcTCTCCTATTTTAAATCCCTTACCTTTGCTTCAAGATCTGCATCTCAGGCAAATTTCTGCCAAAAATGCCAAATgcacgaagaagaaacgaaggcaGAATTGGTTTGCCTTAGCGGCTGCAAGCGTGCTTACTACTGCAGGGATTGTTGGGAGTATGTCCACAAACGGCCCAAACTACGCAACCACAAGTATAAAAGAGTTTCAAGAGCACAAGTACTAGACTTGatgagaaacgaaagaattGCAACGCTGCCAAAATCACATTTACCTTGGAAGACTCTGGCTCCAAGTCTCTTTCAGCTTTTTAGAGTTGTCGTAGAAAATGCCGATGTTGAAAAGGTGATTGTTGTGGAAGAAGAACTTGCCGGTCTCTGCAACACGTTTACGCCGAATAGTTGTACTCTAGATTGTTCCAAAATTGACTTAGACTACCTGAAAGCGCTTACTCTAACTCCTATTGGACTGGTGGGAGATTCGATAGCCATTTATGGTTTTCTTCGAAGTCATCTTCAATTCAAGGATGCTGATTACACTAACATGATTGATCCTGATGTCTGCCCTCCAGGCTTGTACGCCCTCATGCCCAACAAAGCGGCGCTTTTTGTATTTTACTGGCGATCAAGCCGTAAAACGGCGgacaaagaaataaatagaaTTGCCTGTCAAATGTTAAAGCAAGTTAGAGATTTATGTAACGAAATTGTTGTGTGCGTTGAAAACGAAACTTTTTTGAATTCAAATTTTGCACAATCACCCggcagaagaaattcttctaatgatattttagaaaatttttaTACCGTTTTTCGGAAGTACCCTATAACTAACTGTTACGTCAAAGAAACCAAGCCACTGAAAATTACATTTGTTTTCCCACAACAACCTAATCTACACGTCTCTTCGGGACACTTTAAATTCTATTTTCACAGCATGCTGAGAGCTCTTTCCTCTGAGACAGGAAAGCATGTTGACCAATTAAAGAAAGGGATGACGGTTCAAACTTGCTCTGCGGAGGACTTTTCAAATATGTTTTTTAGTCTATGCGAACCAGTGAGAGTCGGTGATTTCGTTTTGGCCGTATTGACTGCTGTACCAATCCAAATTGCCAGAGTAGAAAATAATCGTCTTATTCCTCTGACAAAAGAAGTCAACGTTTCGCTTGCTGGTTCACTGACTTCAACCGACAACGTCAATACCATTCTATCTTTTGGGGTGTATGAAGCAGTCCTAAGATACGCAAAAGCACCTGCAAAAGTAGTATCAGCTACTGGCAAGCAGAGCGTTTGTAAAAGTTTTTTGATCAATCACATGATGGGTTCTCTGTTTGACATTGCTGATGACAGATGCACTCATGGTGTATGGATGGCAATTAAACTTTATCCAGACGTCACTGTCATTGCACTTGATTTTGAAGGTTTTGGCTCCTTTGAAAGAAGCAGTCAAGAGGACGTGTTCATGGCTATTTTTGGAGCAGCTGTAAGTTCATTGACTGTATTTAAAATGGCCCTAAGTTTAGATGAAGATACAAGGCATATGTTTGATTGCTCCAAAAATGGCGCCAATCATCCTACCACAGACAAAACGGGAAAACGACTTCTTAACGAAACGTTTGCCGTCGTTTGCAAAGACATATCTTCCAAGGATGTTCCAAATTCACTAAACGGAATACTACACCAACTTAAAGTTGAAGTGCTGACAACTAGTCTCGACAATAGTTTTGTTGTAGAATTACATGGAGAAAACTATCGTtgtttgacgtcagagacgTTTGGGAAAGAAAACTCGTTTGCGAGCTTGGACATGCTAAAAGAGTACCTTCATGATCAAGATAGAGACGTCTTCGCTGAAGTATATAAAGTTCAAGATACTCCTGAGGGTAACGACCGTCAACAAAAACGCATTCCTTCTGCAAGAGGTACAGCCCATATAATGAGAACTGTTCCTGCCAGAATTCTCTTGCCGGATTGGACAGCTTTAGTTGGAACAGATTCACGACTTCAGAGGCAACAATACGATACAGAGACGATATACTGCGACAAGTCATGCAATCTTCCGAAATGCACAAATTACTGTTCCAGGTCATTTGATCACAAAGGAGACCACCAGTGCAATATTGACTACTGCCCAAAAGTTTGTATTCTGTGCAAGAATCGGTGTGCTAGTAGCGATCACTTGCACTCGCTAAAAACGAGTACTCATCTTTGCGACCGCGAGCACGATTGCCAAGCCATGTTCCCAAAGTGCGAGAGCATTTGCCTAAAGCCGTACCACGATGAAGGACTGCATAGCATAGAGCATTCAAAAATTGTTAATCAAGTGTTTGCAATAAGCAAATCGGGAAAAGTTATAGGAGATACACATACGGGAGCTGAAACGTGCGATCAGTTTTGCAAGCGGCTTGGTCGCGGTCACACTCATTTTATGCCTTGTCCAGGAAATCACTCTTCCAATTTTTCGAATGCCAACGTTAAGCACGACGTTGGAAAAGGATCAAAAGGAGAAGTTCTAGACGAAGTTACGCACGAGTACTACTGGGATTACTATAAAATACAAGACAATTGTAGCAAGGAAGAACGAGAACTCTTTCGAAAGTGCAACAGAGTTTGCGAAGCAGTTGAAAGCAATCACAATTTTACCACTGAGAATGATGCCTTCTGTCAGTTGGAATTGTGGCACGCGAAAATCGCATCTGTGCCAAGTGGTGTGGAAGGTCATACTAGTAACAACGGCCATTTTTTTTGGTGCAAGCATGCAGTGATTGGCTATCACTTTGTGCTTCTTGTTGACCGATCTATGTCAATGGGTCGGACAGATTATAAACCAGAAAGAAGTTGCGAGACAGCAAGCTCTTTGAAAAATCGCCTTGGAGCAGTTCTGGAAACTTGTGACAATTTTTGCGAAAGACGCCGTCAAAAGGGAACAGACTTCCTAACTCTAATAACTTTTAATGCTACAGCAAAAGTGCATTTTGAAGGACAAGCCATGTCTGCGTGCATTTGGGATGTATGTAAATCAAATGGTTTGGTACCAGAAGGAGATACGAGTTTTGCTCCGGCGTTGGAAGAAGCGAAGAATACTATTGGAAGGTTTGTCAAAAGAAAGGTGAAAAACAAACGATTAGTTCCAGTAGTGATTATGCTCAGTGACGGGTTCTGCCACGATGCGGACTTGGCCATTTCAAAAGCGACAGAACTAAAATCTTTTAGAGAAAGCTTTCGTGGTCCTGAAGTGTTCTGTATCTTGTTCGGTAAAGGATTGATGTACTCAATCCAAGCTGCAGGAAGAGCAATAATAGGAAGAGGTTCCGGACGCACCATCTTTGAGAGTATTTCAACAGATAAAAAGGTGCACACAGCTGATAATACAATTCAACTGAATGACGTACTGCGCGAGTTTGACAGCAAAATGATGCAAGGAAAAATTGGTGTAACAAGAAGAGAGTGA